Proteins from a genomic interval of Sphingopyxis sp. QXT-31:
- a CDS encoding GNAT family N-acetyltransferase: MTLAIRSATPADLPLIAQFIRDLADYEKLAHEVRFDDATLGDRLFGARPYAEVVIGEIDGAPQGFALFFHNFSTFEGKPGIYLEDLFVRHAARGSGLGKALLAHLAKLCVERDCARLEWWVLDWNTPSIGFYQSLGAKLMDEWTVMRVDGDALTALAGQ, from the coding sequence ATGACCCTCGCGATCCGTTCCGCCACGCCCGCCGACCTGCCGCTGATCGCGCAGTTCATCCGCGACCTCGCCGACTATGAAAAGCTCGCGCACGAGGTCCGCTTCGACGACGCGACACTGGGCGACCGCCTGTTCGGCGCGCGGCCCTATGCCGAGGTCGTGATCGGCGAGATCGACGGCGCGCCGCAGGGCTTCGCGCTCTTCTTCCACAATTTCTCGACCTTCGAGGGCAAGCCCGGCATCTATCTCGAAGATCTGTTCGTCCGCCACGCCGCGCGCGGCTCGGGACTGGGCAAGGCGCTGCTCGCGCATCTCGCGAAGCTCTGCGTCGAACGCGACTGCGCGCGCCTCGAATGGTGGGTGCTCGACTGGAACACGCCGTCGATCGGCTTCTACCAGAGCCTGGGCGCGAAACTGATGGACGAATGGACCGTGATGCGTGTCGACGGCGACGCGCTCACCGCGCTCGCGGGTCAATAA